In one window of Streptomyces sp. FXJ1.172 DNA:
- a CDS encoding SDR family NAD(P)-dependent oxidoreductase, producing MPLTAYDLTGRTAFVTGAAGGIGRACAVLLAEAGATVHCADRDADGLHGTAALAKDRGGTVLVHVLDVTDRARLAEAVRSCERLDVMAAIAGIMHSSPVLETRDEDLDRVLNVNFKGVLYACQEAARLMLARDTRGSIVTMASGAVDTGGPGLLCYGAAKAAVVQLTRTLATEVGRHGIRVNAVAPGWIRTPMTERHDREAQAHTEGMMARMAPLGRVGEPDDVAHAVLYLASDASAFTTGQILRPNGGVAMPW from the coding sequence ATGCCCCTCACGGCGTACGACCTCACCGGACGCACCGCGTTCGTCACCGGAGCCGCCGGCGGTATCGGCCGGGCCTGCGCCGTCCTGCTCGCGGAGGCGGGCGCGACGGTGCACTGTGCCGACCGGGACGCTGACGGCCTGCACGGCACGGCCGCGTTGGCAAAGGACCGCGGCGGTACGGTCCTTGTGCACGTCCTGGACGTCACGGACCGGGCCCGGCTCGCCGAGGCCGTCCGCTCCTGCGAGCGCCTGGACGTGATGGCGGCGATCGCCGGGATCATGCACAGCAGCCCCGTTCTGGAGACCCGCGACGAGGATCTCGACCGGGTGCTGAACGTGAACTTCAAGGGCGTGCTGTACGCCTGTCAGGAGGCGGCGCGCCTGATGCTCGCCCGGGACACCCGGGGCAGCATCGTGACGATGGCGTCCGGCGCGGTCGACACGGGCGGGCCGGGGCTGCTCTGCTACGGCGCGGCGAAGGCGGCCGTGGTCCAGCTGACCAGGACCCTGGCCACGGAGGTCGGCCGGCACGGCATCCGGGTCAACGCGGTCGCACCGGGCTGGATCCGCACCCCCATGACCGAGCGCCACGACCGCGAGGCGCAGGCGCACACCGAGGGCATGATGGCCCGGATGGCGCCCCTCGGCCGGGTCGGCGAGCCGGACGATGTCGCCCACGCGGTGCTGTATCTGGCGTCGGACGCCTCGGCGTTCACGACGGGTCAGATACTTCGCCCGAACGGGGGTGTCGCGATGCCCTGGTGA
- a CDS encoding Dps family protein: protein MYVVKSPLADADLKTVSEALQGALLDLVDLSLVAKQIHWNVVGPRFRSIHLQLDEVVASARAHSDTVAERASALGVPPDGRAATVASGSGIGTTPAGWIKDGDAVGTMVDALGAVITRMRERVDATGKPDPVSQDIFIGITADLEKHHWMFQAENA, encoded by the coding sequence ATGTACGTCGTGAAGAGCCCGTTGGCCGACGCGGATCTGAAGACCGTGTCCGAGGCGCTGCAGGGCGCCCTCCTGGACCTGGTGGACCTGTCGCTGGTCGCCAAGCAGATCCACTGGAACGTCGTCGGGCCCCGTTTCCGGTCCATCCACCTCCAGCTCGACGAGGTCGTCGCCTCCGCGCGCGCCCATTCCGACACGGTGGCCGAGCGGGCTTCCGCGCTGGGGGTCCCGCCCGACGGGCGCGCCGCCACGGTGGCCTCCGGCAGCGGTATCGGTACCACTCCCGCGGGCTGGATCAAGGACGGGGACGCGGTCGGGACCATGGTGGACGCGCTCGGCGCGGTGATCACCCGGATGAGGGAGCGGGTGGACGCGACCGGGAAGCCGGATCCGGTCTCCCAGGACATCTTCATCGGGATCACCGCGGATCTGGAGAAGCACCACTGGATGTTCCAGGCGGAGAACGCGTAA
- a CDS encoding helix-turn-helix domain-containing protein: MILLRRLLGDVLRRQRQRQGRTLREVSSSARVSLGYLSEVERGQKEASSELLAAICVALDVRMSELMREVSDELALAELAQSAAASEPVPTPVRPMLGSVSVTGVPPERVTIKAPAEAVDVVAA; encoded by the coding sequence ATGATTCTGCTCCGTCGCCTGCTGGGTGACGTGCTGCGTCGGCAGCGCCAACGCCAGGGCCGTACTCTGCGCGAAGTCTCCTCGTCCGCCCGAGTCTCACTCGGCTATCTCTCCGAGGTGGAGCGGGGGCAGAAGGAGGCTTCCTCCGAACTGCTCGCCGCCATCTGCGTCGCGCTGGACGTACGGATGTCGGAACTCATGCGAGAAGTGAGCGACGAGCTGGCGCTCGCCGAGCTGGCCCAGTCCGCCGCGGCCTCCGAGCCTGTCCCCACGCCGGTCCGGCCGATGCTGGGTTCGGTTTCGGTGACCGGTGTGCCACCGGAACGGGTGACCATCAAGGCGCCCGCGGAGGCTGTGGACGTGGTCGCCGCGTGA
- a CDS encoding CinA family protein, with the protein MSSTATELVRLLTVRGETLAVAESLTGGLVAAEITAVPGASKVFRGSVTAYATELKHELLGVDAALLARQGAVDPQVAAQMAVGVRKALGADWGIATTGVAGPDPQDGRPVGTVFVAVDGPFTDGSGSAGGGKVEALRLNGSRAEIRMESVRSVLASLLEQLAGEQTGNERAQDTERNGGF; encoded by the coding sequence GTGAGTTCCACGGCCACCGAACTGGTGCGACTACTGACTGTGAGGGGCGAGACCCTCGCCGTCGCCGAGTCGCTCACCGGTGGCCTGGTGGCGGCGGAGATCACGGCAGTGCCCGGAGCGTCCAAGGTGTTCCGGGGCTCGGTGACCGCCTACGCCACGGAACTGAAGCACGAGCTGCTGGGCGTCGACGCCGCGCTGCTGGCGCGGCAGGGAGCGGTGGATCCGCAGGTCGCGGCTCAGATGGCGGTCGGAGTACGGAAGGCTCTGGGTGCCGACTGGGGCATTGCGACCACCGGAGTCGCCGGCCCCGACCCACAGGACGGCCGGCCCGTCGGGACGGTTTTCGTGGCCGTCGACGGGCCCTTCACCGACGGCTCTGGTTCTGCCGGTGGCGGAAAAGTGGAGGCTCTGCGGTTGAACGGCAGCCGTGCGGAAATCCGTATGGAGAGTGTACGGAGCGTACTCGCAAGTCTCCTGGAGCAGCTTGCGGGCGAACAGACTGGGAATGAGCGGGCACAGGATACGGAACGGAACGGGGGGTTTTGA
- the pgsA gene encoding CDP-diacylglycerol--glycerol-3-phosphate 3-phosphatidyltransferase: protein MTGVPASAAGGSSGAHGARGSAAAADGARSEVSGSAPGPDNGSGGKPPRGGKITAAAVNQASVWNVANLLTMLRLVLVPGFVALMLANGGYDPAWRSLAWAAFAVAMITDLFDGHLARTYNLVTDFGKIADPIADKAIMGAALICLSALGDLPWWVTAVILGRELGITLLRFLVIRYGVIPASRGGKLKTLTQGVAVGMYVLALTGWLATLRFWVMAVAVVLTVVTGLDYVRQAIVLRRRGIAERAAALEDEEA from the coding sequence ATGACCGGAGTCCCGGCATCCGCCGCGGGCGGCTCCTCCGGCGCGCACGGCGCACGGGGTTCCGCCGCCGCTGCCGACGGCGCCCGGTCCGAGGTCTCCGGTTCTGCTCCAGGTCCCGACAACGGCAGCGGGGGCAAGCCCCCGCGCGGCGGGAAGATCACGGCCGCGGCCGTCAACCAGGCCAGCGTCTGGAACGTCGCCAATCTGCTGACCATGCTCCGGCTGGTCCTGGTGCCCGGCTTCGTGGCGCTGATGCTGGCGAACGGCGGCTACGACCCGGCCTGGCGCTCGCTGGCCTGGGCGGCCTTCGCCGTCGCCATGATCACCGACCTGTTCGACGGACACCTGGCGCGCACCTACAACCTGGTCACCGACTTCGGGAAGATCGCCGACCCCATCGCCGACAAGGCGATCATGGGGGCGGCGCTCATCTGTCTGTCGGCCCTGGGTGATCTGCCGTGGTGGGTGACGGCGGTGATCCTCGGCCGGGAACTCGGCATCACGCTGCTGCGTTTTCTGGTCATTCGCTACGGCGTGATCCCCGCGAGCCGGGGCGGCAAGCTCAAGACGCTCACTCAGGGCGTCGCCGTCGGGATGTATGTCCTGGCACTGACGGGGTGGCTGGCCACTTTGAGGTTCTGGGTGATGGCTGTGGCGGTCGTCCTCACCGTCGTCACCGGCCTCGACTACGTAAGACAAGCCATTGTGCTGCGCCGCCGGGGAATCGCCGAGCGCGCGGCGGCGTTGGAGGATGAGGAAGCGTGA
- the rimO gene encoding 30S ribosomal protein S12 methylthiotransferase RimO — MPERRTVALVTLGCARNEVDSEELAGRLEADGWQLVEDAADADVAVVNTCGFVEAAKKDSVDALLEANDLKDHGRTQAVVAVGCMAERYGKELAEALPEADGVLGFDDYADISDRLQTILSGGIHAAHTPRDRRKLLPISPAERQESASAVALPGHGPADLPEGVAPSSGPRAPLRRRLDGSPVASVKLASGCDRRCSFCAIPSFRGSFISRRPSDVLNETRWLAEQGVKEIMLVSENNTSYGKDLGDIRLLESLLPELAEVDGIERVRVSYLQPAEMRPGLIDVLTSTPKVVPYFDLSFQHSAPDVLRAMRRFGDTDRFLELLDTIRSKAPEAGVRSNFIVGFPGESEADLAELERFLTGARLDAIGVFGYSDEEGTEAATYGNKLDEDVVAARLARVSRLAEELVSQRAEERVGQTVRVLVESVDEEEGVYGRAAHQAPETDGQVLLTSGEGLSVGRMVEAKVVGTEGVDLVAEPLTGSLACSEEADR; from the coding sequence ATGCCTGAACGCCGTACCGTCGCACTCGTCACTCTCGGCTGTGCCCGTAACGAGGTGGACTCCGAGGAGCTCGCAGGCCGTTTGGAGGCGGACGGCTGGCAGCTCGTCGAGGACGCCGCGGACGCCGACGTCGCCGTGGTCAACACCTGTGGCTTCGTCGAGGCCGCGAAGAAGGACTCCGTCGACGCCCTCCTCGAGGCCAACGATCTCAAGGACCACGGAAGAACCCAGGCCGTGGTGGCGGTGGGCTGCATGGCCGAGCGGTACGGCAAGGAGCTGGCCGAGGCGCTGCCCGAGGCCGACGGCGTGCTCGGCTTCGACGACTACGCGGACATCTCCGACCGCCTGCAGACCATCCTGTCCGGCGGCATCCACGCCGCCCACACCCCGCGCGACCGCCGCAAGCTGCTGCCGATCAGCCCGGCCGAGCGACAGGAATCGGCCTCCGCCGTCGCGCTGCCCGGCCACGGCCCCGCCGACCTCCCCGAGGGCGTTGCGCCCTCCTCCGGCCCCCGTGCGCCGCTGCGCCGCCGGCTGGACGGCTCCCCGGTCGCCTCGGTCAAGCTCGCCTCCGGCTGCGACCGGCGCTGCTCCTTCTGCGCCATCCCCTCCTTCCGCGGCTCCTTCATCTCACGCCGCCCGAGCGACGTGCTGAACGAGACGCGCTGGCTGGCCGAACAGGGCGTGAAGGAGATCATGCTGGTCTCCGAGAACAACACCTCCTACGGCAAGGACCTGGGCGACATCCGTCTGCTGGAGTCCCTGCTGCCGGAGCTGGCCGAGGTCGACGGCATCGAGCGGGTGCGGGTGAGCTATCTGCAGCCGGCCGAGATGCGCCCGGGACTCATCGACGTCCTGACCTCGACGCCCAAGGTCGTGCCGTACTTCGACCTGTCCTTCCAGCACTCCGCGCCCGACGTGCTGCGTGCCATGCGCCGCTTCGGCGACACCGACCGCTTCCTGGAGCTGCTCGACACGATCCGCTCCAAGGCCCCCGAAGCCGGCGTGCGCTCCAACTTCATCGTGGGCTTCCCCGGCGAGAGCGAGGCCGATCTGGCCGAGCTGGAGCGCTTCCTGACCGGCGCCCGCCTGGACGCCATCGGTGTCTTCGGCTACTCCGACGAGGAGGGCACGGAGGCGGCGACGTACGGGAACAAGCTGGACGAGGACGTCGTGGCCGCGCGGCTGGCCCGGGTGTCCCGGCTGGCCGAGGAACTCGTCTCGCAGCGCGCCGAGGAGCGTGTCGGCCAGACCGTGCGTGTCCTGGTCGAGTCCGTCGACGAGGAAGAGGGCGTGTACGGCCGTGCCGCGCACCAGGCGCCCGAGACCGACGGCCAGGTGCTGCTCACGAGCGGCGAAGGCCTGAGCGTCGGACGTATGGTCGAGGCGAAGGTGGTCGGTACGGAAGGTGTCGACCTGGTGGCCGAGCCGCTGACCGGCTCGCTCGCGTGTAGTGAGGAGGCGGACAGATGA